The uncultured Fibrobacter sp. genome has a window encoding:
- a CDS encoding CidA/LrgA family protein, with protein MRTPLQLAVIFAICLAGEFLHRIVGIPLPGNIIGMVLLLILLCLKVLKPEQISGVSSFFLNHLALFFLPPSIAIMAVGDDVLSKWHLLLFLCIAFTLVTIAVGGRMTQILIRKQEYRENLARRAERLAKRAAARNHTDGVAR; from the coding sequence ATGAGAACTCCGCTTCAACTTGCCGTCATTTTCGCCATCTGCCTTGCCGGGGAATTTCTTCACCGCATCGTGGGCATTCCCCTTCCGGGGAATATTATCGGCATGGTCTTGTTGCTCATTCTCCTTTGCCTCAAGGTCCTTAAGCCCGAACAAATTTCCGGAGTTTCAAGCTTTTTCCTGAACCACCTTGCGCTATTTTTCTTGCCCCCGAGCATCGCCATTATGGCCGTCGGCGACGACGTCCTTTCCAAATGGCACCTGCTCCTGTTCCTGTGCATAGCCTTCACGCTCGTCACCATCGCAGTCGGTGGCCGAATGACGCAAATTCTCATCCGCAAGCAGGAATACCGCGAAAACCTGGCGCGCCGTGCAGAACGCCTCGCCAAGCGGGCAGCAGCCCGTAACCATACAGACGGAGTTGCAAGATGA
- a CDS encoding LrgB family protein, giving the protein MNEIINSPLFGILLSLVAFEIGVAISKKFKYSFLNPLLIANILIVGFLLTTGISLESYNIGGNYISLLLSPATVVLAVPLYRQIASLKKFWKPILAGIFAGSLTSMACVIVVSRLIKLSDTLMLSLLPKSITIPMGSVVSEQIGGIPSVTIIAITITGITGAVAAPAVCKFCRIKHKVAQGIAIGTASHALGTTRAMELGEVQGAMSSLSIGVAGLFTAVVAPIIISIIE; this is encoded by the coding sequence ATGAACGAAATCATAAACTCCCCCCTGTTCGGCATTTTGCTTTCACTCGTTGCATTTGAAATCGGTGTTGCCATCAGCAAGAAATTCAAGTATTCCTTCCTGAACCCGCTGCTGATTGCAAACATCCTCATCGTGGGCTTCTTGCTTACCACGGGAATCAGCCTCGAAAGCTACAACATTGGCGGCAACTACATTTCCCTTCTGCTTTCGCCCGCAACCGTTGTTCTTGCGGTTCCGCTGTACAGGCAAATTGCAAGCCTCAAAAAATTCTGGAAGCCAATCCTCGCGGGAATCTTTGCAGGGAGCCTCACCTCGATGGCCTGCGTCATCGTCGTGAGCAGGCTGATAAAACTCAGCGATACCCTCATGCTCTCGTTGCTCCCCAAATCCATCACGATTCCCATGGGTTCTGTCGTTTCGGAACAAATCGGAGGCATTCCCTCGGTCACGATTATCGCCATCACCATTACAGGTATCACGGGAGCCGTCGCCGCCCCCGCCGTATGCAAGTTCTGCCGCATCAAGCACAAGGTGGCACAGGGAATCGCCATCGGTACAGCAAGCCACGCACTCGGCACCACCAGGGCTATGGAACTGGGCGAAGTTCAGGGCGCCATGAGCAGCCTTTCTATCGGTGTGGCTGGGCTATTTACAGCCGTCGTTGCCCCGATTATCATCAGCATTATCGAATAA